One Desulfobulbus oligotrophicus DNA segment encodes these proteins:
- the recD gene encoding exodeoxyribonuclease V subunit alpha, which yields MTSLPFYKQVLPHRLFRPIDVQAAALVARIDREQCDALPFLTALVSWAAGQGHTCLPLSGVRGLLMDQDLEIPSYINPDSLPASLPASPAIGRPGDIRPLILDNNNLYLYRLFHAEKVVAELLLERAAPTGTTPSPDTLSILNQLFPDTAQTEDTDWQRASAALALFRRVVVITGGAGTGKTHTATRILALLTSLAPTPLRIALAAPTGKAALRLQESIRRAKTTLPQALTELIPDQTQTIHRLLGYQRYSSDFFHNRSNPLHLDLLLLDEASMIDIPLMAATLSALPATCQLILLGDKDQLASVEAGNFFGDVCGDGGNHWSSRLRDQLRPFLGTSLPPAPAGEPAEPMADSLVRLQVSHRFSENSGISTLARAVLDGAVDSLQAVQQRSFTDLHLPCDKHGSFTARLQEHLVPFILPLLTATSPLIALQELADRRVLCALREGPTGVEGINRVAESMGRRLGHISGGGYWYRGMPILILRNAYHIGLFNGDTGVLWPDERGVLQAWFPLADGELKPFHPGQLPAWQPSYALTVHKAQGSEFARVLLIMPQEDLPILSKELLYTGITRARAELTLYCRADLLQLISQRRLIRYSGLQAKLRQA from the coding sequence ATGACCTCCCTTCCCTTCTACAAACAGGTCCTGCCGCATCGTCTGTTCCGGCCCATTGATGTTCAGGCCGCTGCTCTTGTTGCCCGCATTGATCGGGAACAGTGCGATGCACTGCCCTTCCTTACCGCTCTGGTCAGCTGGGCCGCCGGTCAGGGGCACACCTGTCTGCCTCTTTCCGGGGTACGCGGGCTTCTCATGGATCAGGACTTGGAGATCCCATCGTACATCAACCCTGACAGTCTACCTGCTTCCCTGCCCGCATCTCCAGCCATCGGCCGACCAGGTGACATCAGGCCGCTTATTCTCGACAACAACAACCTCTACCTGTACAGACTCTTTCATGCCGAAAAAGTGGTTGCCGAACTTTTATTAGAGCGAGCAGCTCCAACCGGGACAACACCAAGTCCGGATACTTTGTCGATACTCAATCAGCTGTTCCCGGATACGGCACAGACAGAAGATACCGACTGGCAACGCGCCTCTGCGGCCCTGGCGCTTTTCCGGCGTGTTGTCGTGATAACCGGCGGTGCCGGGACAGGAAAAACACATACCGCAACCCGCATCCTTGCCCTTCTCACGTCTCTTGCCCCCACACCACTTCGCATCGCCCTGGCTGCACCCACCGGGAAGGCCGCCCTTCGTCTTCAGGAGTCGATTCGCCGTGCAAAAACAACACTGCCACAGGCCTTAACCGAACTCATTCCGGACCAGACACAAACCATTCATCGCCTGCTCGGATATCAGAGGTACAGCTCGGATTTCTTTCACAACCGGAGCAACCCGCTTCATCTCGACCTCCTCCTGCTTGACGAGGCATCGATGATCGACATACCGCTCATGGCAGCCACCCTGAGTGCGCTGCCTGCTACCTGTCAGCTGATTCTGCTGGGAGATAAGGATCAGTTAGCCTCGGTGGAGGCGGGCAATTTTTTTGGTGATGTCTGTGGTGATGGCGGCAACCACTGGTCAAGCCGATTGCGGGATCAGTTGCGGCCATTTCTGGGGACTTCGCTTCCACCTGCTCCAGCCGGAGAACCGGCAGAACCCATGGCAGACTCGCTGGTCAGGCTACAGGTGAGTCATCGGTTCTCTGAAAATTCCGGGATCAGCACCCTGGCCCGGGCGGTTCTTGACGGCGCTGTCGACAGTCTCCAGGCAGTACAGCAGCGCTCCTTCACAGACCTGCACCTGCCATGTGACAAGCACGGCTCTTTCACCGCCCGGTTACAGGAACACCTTGTTCCATTTATTCTGCCGTTGCTGACGGCCACTTCGCCGCTCATCGCCCTTCAGGAACTGGCTGATCGTCGTGTTCTCTGTGCCCTGCGGGAAGGCCCGACCGGCGTTGAAGGCATCAACCGCGTGGCGGAAAGTATGGGGCGACGCCTTGGCCACATCTCCGGAGGCGGGTACTGGTATCGTGGCATGCCGATATTGATCCTGCGTAACGCCTACCACATCGGCCTGTTCAACGGAGATACCGGTGTGCTGTGGCCCGATGAGCGGGGAGTCCTCCAGGCCTGGTTTCCTCTTGCAGACGGCGAACTTAAACCATTCCACCCGGGGCAGTTACCGGCCTGGCAACCATCCTATGCTCTTACAGTGCATAAGGCGCAGGGCTCCGAGTTTGCCAGGGTTTTACTGATCATGCCCCAGGAGGATCTGCCCATTCTCAGCAAGGAACTCCTGTATACTGGAATTACCCGGGCGCGAGCCGAACTGACCCTCTACTGCCGAGCAGATCTCCTGCAGCTCATCAGTCAACGGCGATTAATTCGCTACTCAGGGCTTCAGGCCAAACTTCGACAGGCATGA
- a CDS encoding septation protein A, producing the protein MKFLADFFPVLLFFITYKLYDIYVATGAAIVATVVQCTFSWLKTRKIPGMQLVTLAIILVFGGLTLFLRDELFIKIKPTAINWLFGAAFLLSHWIGQKTAIERLIGGNLTLPQPVWRRLNLAWSTFFFILGGINLYVMHFFDSNTWVNFKLFGMLGLTLAFVIVQSVYLARYVTDTPSQPD; encoded by the coding sequence ATGAAATTTCTCGCTGATTTTTTTCCGGTTCTTCTTTTTTTCATCACCTACAAACTCTATGACATCTATGTTGCCACTGGAGCAGCAATTGTTGCCACGGTTGTTCAGTGCACGTTTTCCTGGCTGAAAACCCGAAAGATCCCGGGTATGCAACTGGTCACCCTTGCCATTATCCTTGTTTTCGGCGGCCTCACCCTGTTTCTCCGTGATGAACTGTTCATCAAGATAAAACCCACGGCCATCAACTGGCTCTTTGGTGCGGCCTTTCTCCTGAGCCACTGGATTGGGCAAAAAACAGCCATTGAACGGTTGATAGGAGGCAACCTGACCTTGCCGCAACCGGTCTGGCGTCGGCTCAACCTTGCCTGGTCCACCTTCTTCTTCATCCTTGGCGGGATCAATCTCTATGTGATGCATTTTTTTGATAGCAATACCTGGGTGAACTTCAAGCTTTTCGGTATGCTGGGCCTGACGTTGGCCTTTGTTATCGTGCAGTCTGTCTATCTCGCCCGGTATGTCACGGACACCCCTTCCCAGCCTGATTAA